The Arthrobacter sp. PM3 genome contains the following window.
TGGCGGTCGGCGGAGTCGCGGGCCTTCTTCTTGTCGGCGGCCTTGGCGCCTTCACCTTCGAGGCGGGCGAGCTCGTTTTCGAGGTCGCGGGCGATCGCGGCGATGTCCGAGTCGCGGTTGTCGATCAGCTGCTTCTTCTCGATGTCGTGCTCAACCTGGAGGTTGGGCAGTTCTTCGTGGCGGCTGTCGGCGTCGACGCTCGTGATCATGTAGGCGGCGAAGTAGATGACCTTCTCAAGGTCCTTCGGTGCCAGGTCAAGGAGGTAGCCCAGGCGGGAGGGAACACCCTTGAAGTACCAGATGTGCGTGACCGGGGCGGCCAGTTCGATATGGCCCATGCGCTCACGGCGCACCTTGGCGCGGGTGACCTCAACGCCACACCGCTCGCAGATGATGCCCTTGAAGCGCACGCGCTTGTACTTGCCGCAGTAGCATTCCCAGTCGCGGGACGGGCCGAAGATCTTCTCGCAGAAGAGGCCGTCCTTCTCGGGCTTGAGCGTGCGGTAGTTGATGGTTTCCGGCTTCTTAACCTCGCCGTACGACCAGCCGCGGATGTCTTCCGCGGTGGCGAGGCCGATCTGCATGAGGCCGAAGGAGGATTCGCTGGACATATGGTCCCTGTTCTCTCTTGTTCTCTAAATTCTGAAGTCTTGGGTTACGGGAAGAGGGAGGGGGCCGACGGCGGATGGGAACCATCCGCCGTCGGACGCCCTGCTAAACCTCTTCTACGGAACTGGGCTCTGCACGAGACAGATCGATGCCCAGTTCTTCCGCAGCCGTGAAGACTGCGTCATCAGAGTCACGCATTTCAATTGTGGTTCCGTCCGTGGAAAGCACTTCCACGTTCAGGCACAGCGACTGCATTTCCTTGATCAAGACCTTGAAGGACTCAGGAACGCCCGGCTCCGGGATGTTCTCGCCCTTGACGATGGCTTCGTAGACCTTCACGCGACCGTGGATATCATCCGACTTGATCGTGAGGAGTTCCTGGAGGGTGTACGCGGCGCCGTAAGCTTCGAGCGCCCACACTTCCATTTCACCGAAGCGCTGGCCGCCGAACTGTGCCTTACCACCCAGCGGCTGCTGCGTGATCATGGAGTACGGGCCGGTGGAGCGCGCGTGGATCTTGTCGTCCACCAGGTGGTGGAGCTTCAGGATGTACATGTAGCCGACCGAGATCGGATCCGGGAACGGTTCGCCGGAGCGGCCGTCGAACAGGCGGGTCTTGCCGGAAGAGTTGATCAGGCGGTCGCCGTCGCGGGTGACGTTGGTGGAGTCGAGCAGGCCCGTGATCTCCTCTTCACGCGCACCGTCGAAGACCGGCGTTGCGACAGTGGTCTGGCCACTCTCGCGCGGCAGGTTCGGCAGCTGCTTGACCCATTCGGGCTCGCCTTCGATCTTCCAGCCGGTCTTGGCAACCCAGCCGAGGTGCGTTTCGAGCACCTGGCCGACGTTCATACGGCCCGGAACACCCAGCGGGTTCAGGACGATATCAACGGGGGTGCCGTCGGCGAGGAAGGGCATGTCCTCCACGGGCAGGATCTTGGAGATAACACCCTTGTTGCCGTGGCGGCCGGCGAGCTTGTCGCCGTCGGTGATCTTGCGCTTGGCGGCCACGTAGACGCGCACCAGCTGGTTCACGCCCGGGGGCAGCTCGTCGTCGTTGTCGCGGTCGAAGACGCGGACACCGATCACGGTGCCGGACTCGCCGTGCGGCACCTTCAGGGAGGTGTCGCGCACTTCGCGGGACTTCTCACCGAAGATGGCGCGCAGCAGGCGCTCTTCCGGAGTCAGTTCGGTCTCACCCTTCGGGGTGACCTTGCCGACCAGGATGTCGCCGGCTTCGACCTCGGCACCGATGTGGATGATGCCGCGCTCGTCCAGGCCCGCCAGGACTTCCTCGGACACGTTCGGGATGTCACGGGTGATTTCCTCGGCACCGAGCTTGGTGTCGCGGGCATCGATCTCGTGCTCCTCGATGTGGATCGAGGACAGGACGTCCTCGGCCACGATCCGCTGGGACAGGATGATGGCGTCCTCGAAGTTGTGGCCTTCCCAGGACATGAATGCCACGAGCAGGTTCTTGCCGAGGGCGAGCTCGCCCTGGTCCGTTGCCGGGCCGTCGGCGATGATGCCGCCGACTTCCAGGCGCTGGCCTTCGTTCACCAGGACCCGGTGGTTGTAGCAGTTGCCCTGGTTGGAGCGGGCGAACTTGTTGATGCGGTAGTTGGTTTCCGTGCCGTCGTCGTTGAGCATGATGACCAGCTCAGCGGAGACCTCGGTGACCACACCGGCCTTCTTCGCGATGACAACGTCACCGGCGTCGACGGCGGCGGCGCGCTCCATGCCGGTACCGACGAACGGTGCCTCGGAACGGACCAGCGGCACGGCCTGGCGCTGCATGTTGGCACCCATGAGTGCACGGTTGGCATCGTCATGCTCGAGGAACGGGATCAGGGCGGTTGCCACGGACACCATCTGGCGCGGGGAAACGTCCATGAACTCGACGTCGGCGGCGGGAACCAGCACGGGCTCGCCTCCACCACCGCGGGCACGGACCAGGACGGTCTCCTCGGCGAAACGCTTGTTCTCGTCGAGCGGGGCGTTGGCCTGGGCGATCAGGACCTCGGCCTCGTCGTCGGCGGTGAGGTACTTGACCTCATCGGAGACGACGCCGTCGGACACCGTGCGGTACGGGGTCTCGATGAAACCGAACGGGTTGATGCGGCCGTAGGAAGCCAGCGAACCGATCAGACCAATGTTCGGGCCTTCAGGAGTTTCGATGGGGCACATACGTCCGTAGTGGGACGGGTGCACGTCACGGACTTCCATGCCGGCACGGTCACGGGACAGACCGCCGGGGCCAAGCGCGGACAGGCGGCGCTTGTGGGTCAGGCCCGAGAGCGGGTTGTTCTGGTCCATGAACTGGGACAGCTGGGAGGTTCCGAAGAACTCCTTGATCGCTGCCACGACGGGACGGATGTTGATCAGGGTCTGCGGCGTGATGGCCTCGACGTCCTGGGTCGTCATGCGTTCGCGGACGACGCGCTCCATGCGGGACAGGCCGGTGCGGACCTGGTTCTCGATGAGCTCGCCGACGGCGCGGATGCGGCGGTTGCCGAAGTGGTCGATGTCATCGATCTCGACGCGGAGCTCGTGCTCCTGGCCGTCGCGCTTGCCCATGAGGGTCTTCTCGCCGGCGTGCAGGGCGACGAGGAACTTGATCATGGCCACGATGTCTTCAACGTGCAGGACCGAGGCTTCCTTGTCGCCAAGGGAGCGGTCGATGCCAAGCTTGCGGTTGATCTTGTAACGGCCGACCTTGGCCAGATCGTAGCGCTTGGAGTTGAAGTACAGGTTGTCCAGCAGGGACTGGGCAGCCTCGACGGTGGGCGGCTCGCCCGGGCGCAGCTTCCGGTAGATGTCCAGCAACGCGTCTTCGCGGGTCTCGGTGGCGTCCTTCTCCAGCGTCGCGCGCATGGAGTCGTACTGGCCGAATTCCTCGAGGATCTGGCCTTCGGTCCAGCCGAGGGCCTTCAGCAGCACGGTGACGGACTGCTTGCGCTTGCGGTCAAGGCGGACGCCCACCTGGTCGCGCTTGTCGATTTCGAGTTCGAACCAGGCGCCGCGGGAGGGGATGATCTTCGCGGTGAAGATGTCCTTGTCGCTGGTCTTGTCGGCGGTGCGCTCGAAGTAGGCGCCCGGCGAGCGGACCAGCTGGGAAACAACGACACGCTCGGTGCCGTTGACGACGAAGGTGCCCTTCTCGGTCATCAGCGGGAAGTCACCCATGAACACGGTCTGCTGCTTGATTTCGCCCGTGTTGTTGTTCATGAATTCGGCCTTGACATACAGCGGAGCCGAGTACGTTGCGTCCCGGTCCTTGCATTCGGCCATGGTGTACTTGGGGTCAGCGAACTCCGGCTCGGAGAAGCTCAGGGACATGGTGCCCTGGAAGTCCTCGATCGGGGAGATCTCTTCGAAGATGTCGGACAGACCCGAGGTGGTGGCGACGCTCAGGTCGCCTTCTTCGACGGCCTTCGCCACGCGCGCCTGCCAGCGTTCGTTTCCGACC
Protein-coding sequences here:
- the rpoB gene encoding DNA-directed RNA polymerase subunit beta, producing the protein MVASSTSNVNNATAINADSTDGATRRLSFAKIHEPLDVPNLLALQTDSFDWLVGNERWQARVAKAVEEGDLSVATTSGLSDIFEEISPIEDFQGTMSLSFSEPEFADPKYTMAECKDRDATYSAPLYVKAEFMNNNTGEIKQQTVFMGDFPLMTEKGTFVVNGTERVVVSQLVRSPGAYFERTADKTSDKDIFTAKIIPSRGAWFELEIDKRDQVGVRLDRKRKQSVTVLLKALGWTEGQILEEFGQYDSMRATLEKDATETREDALLDIYRKLRPGEPPTVEAAQSLLDNLYFNSKRYDLAKVGRYKINRKLGIDRSLGDKEASVLHVEDIVAMIKFLVALHAGEKTLMGKRDGQEHELRVEIDDIDHFGNRRIRAVGELIENQVRTGLSRMERVVRERMTTQDVEAITPQTLINIRPVVAAIKEFFGTSQLSQFMDQNNPLSGLTHKRRLSALGPGGLSRDRAGMEVRDVHPSHYGRMCPIETPEGPNIGLIGSLASYGRINPFGFIETPYRTVSDGVVSDEVKYLTADDEAEVLIAQANAPLDENKRFAEETVLVRARGGGGEPVLVPAADVEFMDVSPRQMVSVATALIPFLEHDDANRALMGANMQRQAVPLVRSEAPFVGTGMERAAAVDAGDVVIAKKAGVVTEVSAELVIMLNDDGTETNYRINKFARSNQGNCYNHRVLVNEGQRLEVGGIIADGPATDQGELALGKNLLVAFMSWEGHNFEDAIILSQRIVAEDVLSSIHIEEHEIDARDTKLGAEEITRDIPNVSEEVLAGLDERGIIHIGAEVEAGDILVGKVTPKGETELTPEERLLRAIFGEKSREVRDTSLKVPHGESGTVIGVRVFDRDNDDELPPGVNQLVRVYVAAKRKITDGDKLAGRHGNKGVISKILPVEDMPFLADGTPVDIVLNPLGVPGRMNVGQVLETHLGWVAKTGWKIEGEPEWVKQLPNLPRESGQTTVATPVFDGAREEEITGLLDSTNVTRDGDRLINSSGKTRLFDGRSGEPFPDPISVGYMYILKLHHLVDDKIHARSTGPYSMITQQPLGGKAQFGGQRFGEMEVWALEAYGAAYTLQELLTIKSDDIHGRVKVYEAIVKGENIPEPGVPESFKVLIKEMQSLCLNVEVLSTDGTTIEMRDSDDAVFTAAEELGIDLSRAEPSSVEEV